The Falco naumanni isolate bFalNau1 unplaced genomic scaffold, bFalNau1.pat scaffold_46_arrow_pat_ctg1, whole genome shotgun sequence nucleotide sequence CACGGCCAATACACTGTCACTGCCGCTCTGCCAAGGCAATGCCCTGGGACAGGTCTTCTGTGAAATCCCACAGATCCTCAAGCTCTCCTGCTCACACACCTACCTCAGGGAAGTGGGGCTTATTGTGGGTAGtgcctttttattctttggctgttttgttttcattgtgctGTCCTACGTGCAGatcttcagggctgtgctgaggatcCCCTCTGAGCAGGGGCGgcacaaagccttttccacGTGCCTCCCTCACCTGGCCGTGgtctccctctttctcagcaCTGGCACATTTGCCTACCTGAAGcccccctccatctcctccccatcGCTGGACCTGGTGGTGTCAGTTCTGTACTCGGTGGTGCCTCCAGCAGTGAACCCCCTCATCTACAGCATGAGGAACCAGGAGCTCAAGGGTGCAATGTGCAAACTGATAGCTGGATGTTCTTCTGAAGGAATAAAATGATGAATAGCATTTATAATGTAATTCATCACAGACCCAGACTGTCTTCTGAATTTGTTGTAGTTGCTCATGGTATTTCATTTCTGATAAAGGTGTCGTCCCCATTCTAATTccttctgtgattttcttttctgaaggtgCCCTGCTCTCTCCTCATCTAACAAAGCCAAAGGGCCGTTAAACCACTATGTTTTTCCTGGGATTCTTCCTTCCAAGGCCtttctggagctgcagggacagtTCCTGTGTCCACAGATGGAGGGGAAAAGGTTCCTGGCATGGCAGCACTACCAGGGAACACCACCCCTTGGCTCTCCAGTGCTGTCCTCCTTCCACTTCCACACTCTCCTTCTGACCCCCTGCCTTGGTGTAAGGCCTGAGTGCTCTGGCAGCTTGGTCACCGCCGTGCTGCGTGGCAGTCCTGTGAgcgcaggcaggggcaggcaaCGGGCACTCTGTGACGGTGCTGGCCTCCATCaaatgttctggatttgtggaGACCAcctgaatgcagcactgcaaCGTGCTTCCTTGAACCGAGGTCCCCGTGCCCATTGCTCATGACGAGGGCCATCTCCGCGAGGTGCCGAGCAGGGCGCGACACCCCCGGGCTGAGGTGCTGCCAGCCtctggcaggggcagcaggaggccaGGCAGTCACTGTGCCCgctgcagtgctctgcctcCGCACGTGCCAGGGACGGGCTCGTGCCTCTGAGCACCCCTGTGTGCGTGAGGCTGGGGTTCAACCACGCCAGCAGTGCATGAGGCCAGCTGAGGTGGGGACACCTCCCAGGGCACCGCCGTTCCTGTGTGTGACTGCAGGAACAAAGGCCACTGTCCCAGGGAGATTCATCTCACCCGCCTTGGGCAGGCTCATTGCAAGTGCCTCTGTCTGATCACGGCACCCTTTCTGGATGGTGCCCTCAAATGTGTCCGAGCAATCAGGGAGGTTCTGGGGTCCTGGCAAAAGGCAGACATCCAGCCTTTgttcaggaaaagcaagaaggacAATTGGGAGAAATACAGGCTGGTCATCCTCACCGTAGTGTCTGGGGAAATGACGGTGGAAATACTCCTGCAGCCAGTTCCAGGTAGTTGTGGGACATCAAAGGGATTGCTGCACCCATACGTATTGAGGCAAGAAGGGGATGGTTTGTACCTGCACCTTTGCAAGGGGTTTGACTTTTTCTCCTGCACTTTCTGTATAGGCAGATGGGTGACTTCTGGAGTGAAGAAATGGAGGACACTGTGGGTGGGAAGTTGGCTGGCGGCTTGTGGCTATGTCTCGAGCTAGCTCAACGGCGTCAGGGAGCGAAACCCGACCTTGGGAGAGAGACACAGTTATGCTTGTTGGAAGGAAGCCATGGGAGCAAGAGGAGAACCTTGAAGATAGGGAGTGGTCTGCAGAGCTTGTGGCCTTGTAGATAAAGGGagttgctgagctgctgtgtctgtaataaaaaaagagccCAGAGTGGAAAATTGCTGAGCACAGTTACAGGCTGACACGTCAGCCCCCTGCAAAGGTATAAAAggcttgcttgattttaataaagtgttTCCGAGGTGTCTTCAAGTGTCTTCGTGCCTTCAATCCGCTCCCAGAGTCGGTGCATCATACGCCACAGGGGCTCAAGACCAAATGTCACCAGTGGTCAAGTCCTCCTGGTGGCCACTGACTAGTGACATCTTCCAGTGCAAGCAGTTGGGCCAACTGTGTTGAATGTCTTGATTGTCTCCCAGTACAAGCTGACAAAGTGGCTTTTCAGACCCTTCTGTGGATGATGCCAAAGTGGGCAGAGCCCTTGAGAGATGCCATCCAGTTCACCCTGCCCATAGCAGGACAGCTGGACAAGGGGATTTACAGGGGCCTCTCCCAACCTGAGATATTCTAGGACTCATTGACTCACTTCCCTGGAGAGCTCAGTTGGGATGGGATagcagggggaagaagggaaaacagaggCGCAGAAGCAGAGACAAAACAGTGTCCAGTAGAAACAGAGCAGTTCCCCTGAGGACTGTTCTTCCACCCAAATGGTGGATAGAAAATCCATGAGATAAATTGGCTGAGAGAAGCTTCCCTTTatctgctgggtgctgggccaCGGGGAGGGTGATGGCTGAGGACGGTATCTCGTGGTCAGTTGTGTCTCAGGGACTCACATTCCAGCAGGAAGCCAATGGCTGTGACGGGGGCAGTGAGGCCAGTTCTGCCTGCGGAGGGGACAGCCCAACAGCAGCAATGTGCCTGGGAAAGGGGCGGTGAGGTCACCTCTGCCTGAAACAGCGCGTAGGGCAGCCCCTGACTCACGGCTGGGACACGTGCTGTTAAGCTCCATCTGCCCGTGTCTCGGGCAGGCCAGCAGAAGGCCCCTGGGTGGCACATGGGCTGTGAGATCCCCTCTGCCTAAGGACCTGGGCTCACTCCACCGAGGGGCTTCTTTCTTGCTTGTCACGTCGCTGCTGCCTGAGAacatggcagcacagcagcaggcacaccGCTTGCTCGTGCCTATGCGAGAAGCTGAAAGGCTCGCAGCCTTGGAAGAGCGCGGTGAGGCCGTGGCATGGTCAGGGGAAAGGCCACCAGGAGGGTGACGGGTCGGGATGCCCGCCTGAAGGGTGGTTTCCCAGGTGGTGGAGCTTTCCTTGGAGGtagggaagagcaggagggagaagcacTGCCACCCAGTGCAGCTGGGAAAGTGGAGACTGGAGGTCAGGAGGAGGAAATGTCACTCAAGGGCTTGTGCTGTGGTGGGAGACGTCGTCCAGAAGGAGTGTGAGATCAgtccatgtgtgtgtgtttgcaggaacAGCGTGTGAGGGTGGGCAGACATCGGTGCATGTGTGGCAAGGGCAGGGTGAGAGCAAGGTGGGGAAGCCAGAtgggtgcctgcagcctgccggggaaaagcagcagccgTGGGACAGCGTAGGACAGCGTGAGATGGAAGGCAAAGGGCACGGGCAAGGCTGGAAGTCACCAAGAGAACCCAAGGGTTGTCCCCTTGCGTACGGCCATTGTCTCTGCCGTACAGAGTGCAGTTTATGGCACCTGCAGTGTCCTTGGCCATCTCTTCCACTCCTGTGGATCTCTTTATCACTGCCTTCCCCAGTTCAGCAGCCCCTCGCCAAGGAATAAACCACCCAGCAGAAGAGTGAAACCCAGTGGGTCTCTCTGTAAGGGGTGGTTGATTCTGCCTGTATCTCCGCAGGTAAGTTGTTCACCACCGACTGTTGTCCAGTGTCTCAGTCAGTCATATCAGGAAATATCCCACCATCTTGGTGGTACATCTACCCAACCATCTTGGTGGTAACGCTTTTTGTGCTACACTGGCACATATCCAGCACCACCCAGTGCCCAGTGGAACGTTCCAGTACCTACTGCTAGTTAGTTCTGACAGCT carries:
- the LOC121082237 gene encoding olfactory receptor 14C36-like; translated protein: MSNSSSITQFLLLALADTRELQLLHFWLSLGIYLAALMANGLIITTVVCDHHLHTPMYFFLLNLSLLDLGSISTIVPKAMANSLWDTRDISYSGCAAQLFLIVFFLSAEYFLLTVMAYDRFVAICQPLHYGTLLGSRACVHMAAAAWASGFLYAALHTANTLSLPLCQGNALGQVFCEIPQILKLSCSHTYLREVGLIVGSAFLFFGCFVFIVLSYVQIFRAVLRIPSEQGRHKAFSTCLPHLAVVSLFLSTGTFAYLKPPSISSPSLDLVVSVLYSVVPPAVNPLIYSMRNQELKGAMCKLIAGCSSEGIK